The following coding sequences lie in one Pseudarthrobacter phenanthrenivorans Sphe3 genomic window:
- a CDS encoding sensor histidine kinase, translating to MGNKAAYDEDVITVGGVLTDQHPLDFYTLGLAGCIDRLTRPLRRQGTAVRWDTPHWGIEIPADCASLLYQSAREALSNAYKYSEASCLTVQLAAVDHGIRLTVADDGTGFDSKRATCGRHHGYGLRLMSVAVREAGGSVNINSSPGHGTSVTVTLPLD from the coding sequence ATGGGAAACAAGGCAGCGTATGACGAGGACGTCATCACCGTGGGAGGCGTGCTCACGGACCAGCATCCGCTGGACTTCTACACGTTGGGGCTTGCCGGCTGCATTGACCGGCTCACGCGGCCCCTCCGCCGGCAAGGGACCGCGGTCCGCTGGGATACTCCGCATTGGGGGATCGAGATTCCGGCGGACTGCGCATCCCTTCTTTACCAGTCAGCGCGCGAAGCCCTCAGCAACGCCTATAAGTACTCGGAAGCCTCCTGCCTGACCGTCCAGCTCGCCGCCGTCGATCATGGTATCCGCCTGACAGTGGCCGACGACGGCACAGGCTTTGACAGCAAGCGCGCCACCTGCGGACGGCACCACGGCTACGGCCTGCGGCTGATGTCCGTAGCCGTCAGGGAGGCGGGCGGTTCAGTGAATATCAATTCCAGCCCTGGCCACGGCACCAGCGTGACGGTGACGCTTCCCCTGGACTGA
- a CDS encoding NADPH-dependent FMN reductase gives MAPFKIGYFVGSLASGSINRVLAKALIKLAPEDLEFTEIPIKDLPLYSYDYDANFPPEGRALKEAIEASDGILFVSPEYNRSIPGALKNAIDWGSRPWGTNSFARKPTGIIGASPGSIGTAVMQSSMRSVLSFLDAPQLNAPEAYIHYDAAVFGEDGEVKDEGTAKFLRHYMDEYGAFVARVLAANAPGHIGDMEPDEAKLSR, from the coding sequence ATGGCACCGTTCAAGATTGGCTACTTCGTGGGAAGCCTCGCCAGCGGCTCCATCAACAGGGTCCTGGCAAAGGCGCTGATCAAGCTTGCGCCCGAGGACCTGGAATTCACGGAGATCCCCATCAAGGACCTCCCGCTCTACAGCTACGACTACGACGCAAACTTCCCGCCGGAAGGACGTGCCCTCAAGGAAGCCATTGAAGCCTCCGACGGCATCCTGTTCGTCTCCCCGGAGTACAACCGCTCCATTCCCGGTGCCCTGAAGAATGCCATCGACTGGGGCTCCCGGCCGTGGGGAACCAACTCCTTTGCCCGCAAGCCCACCGGAATCATCGGGGCCTCGCCCGGCAGCATCGGCACAGCCGTCATGCAGTCCTCCATGCGGAGTGTCCTGAGCTTCCTGGACGCGCCCCAGCTCAACGCGCCGGAAGCATATATCCATTACGACGCCGCGGTGTTCGGTGAGGACGGCGAGGTCAAGGATGAGGGCACTGCCAAGTTCCTGCGGCACTACATGGACGAGTACGGCGCCTTTGTTGCCCGCGTCCTGGCAGCCAATGCGCCGGGCCACATCGGCGACATGGAGCCGGACGAGGCCAAGCTCTCCAGGTAG
- a CDS encoding DUF4383 domain-containing protein, which produces MSASSAHPGIGAGHHRTPIEITALVAGGIFAVVGILGFIPGVTTNYSELAFAGPDSGAMLLGIFQVSILHNIVHLLFGAAGLLMGRTDTQAKYFLVGGGVVYLAIWLYGLLIDQASTANFIPVNTADNWLHAVLGVVMVGAGLAMGRANANRG; this is translated from the coding sequence ATGTCTGCGTCATCCGCCCATCCGGGCATTGGTGCCGGCCATCATCGAACGCCAATCGAGATCACTGCCCTTGTTGCGGGCGGTATCTTCGCCGTTGTGGGCATCCTGGGATTCATCCCCGGCGTCACCACGAACTATTCGGAACTTGCCTTCGCCGGCCCCGACTCCGGTGCCATGCTGCTGGGCATCTTCCAGGTTTCCATCCTGCATAACATCGTCCACCTGCTCTTCGGTGCGGCGGGCCTGCTCATGGGCAGGACCGACACCCAGGCGAAGTACTTCCTGGTGGGAGGCGGCGTGGTGTACCTGGCGATCTGGCTTTACGGCCTCCTGATTGACCAGGCATCAACCGCCAACTTCATTCCGGTCAACACCGCCGACAACTGGCTGCACGCCGTCCTCGGAGTAGTCATGGTGGGTGCGGGACTTGCAATGGGCCGCGCCAACGCCAACCGGGGGTGA
- a CDS encoding ABC transporter ATP-binding protein: MNTEHHSPATDALRLVNVTLEYPDGGGTTTALDRVDLTVRAGQLVSLVGPSGSGKSSLLAAAATLVRPTRGQVIIDGTDTAGLRDKDLTALRRSKVGIIFQQPNLLPSLTAAEQLIISDHLRGKSAAAARSKAARLLDVVGLSASAAKLPHQLSGGQRQRVNIARALMGDPKVLLVDEPTAALDHERSASIIRLLRQVTADFGVGTVLVTHDTEFVPLTDMVATMRDGVLTAPVLTGA; this comes from the coding sequence ATGAACACCGAACACCATTCTCCCGCCACGGACGCCTTGCGCCTGGTCAATGTGACCCTCGAATACCCGGACGGGGGCGGCACCACCACTGCACTGGACCGGGTGGATCTGACCGTTCGGGCCGGCCAGCTGGTCTCCCTCGTGGGTCCCTCAGGCTCCGGAAAGTCCAGCCTCCTGGCCGCCGCAGCCACCCTGGTCCGCCCCACCCGCGGCCAGGTGATCATCGACGGCACCGATACTGCCGGCCTGAGGGACAAGGACCTCACGGCGCTGCGGCGCAGCAAAGTGGGCATCATCTTCCAACAGCCCAACCTGCTCCCCTCGCTCACGGCCGCCGAGCAGCTCATCATCAGCGACCACCTGCGCGGGAAGTCAGCCGCAGCCGCCCGCAGTAAAGCTGCCCGCCTTTTGGACGTCGTGGGCCTGTCCGCCAGCGCAGCCAAGCTGCCGCACCAGCTCTCCGGCGGTCAGCGCCAGCGGGTGAACATCGCCCGGGCGCTGATGGGCGATCCGAAAGTATTGCTGGTGGACGAGCCAACCGCTGCCCTGGACCACGAACGCAGCGCCTCGATCATCCGCCTGCTGCGCCAGGTCACTGCGGATTTCGGGGTGGGAACCGTGCTGGTCACCCACGACACCGAGTTCGTTCCCCTGACGGACATGGTGGCGACCATGCGGGACGGCGTCCTCACCGCCCCGGTCCTGACCGGCGCCTGA